From Scylla paramamosain isolate STU-SP2022 chromosome 16, ASM3559412v1, whole genome shotgun sequence, one genomic window encodes:
- the LOC135108072 gene encoding facilitated trehalose transporter Tret1-like, with protein sequence MTDRIVQASWCCCYMGSLARQVCSVVVVASTMLHVGLMLGWPATLPSLQADTHFNATDNDVKWLVSCVGFTGLVSNLPIGALIDYLGYRHLMTLTLLPVTVTWLLQGLTPSLTLLYVGRIMGSVGFMIFSTLVNPLMAELLEPKYRGFLGCLSEIVVSTGMLLAYLMAEFFTWKLVTILSAVPFIPIFFFSLGVPESPYWLVRAGRIREAEEALITVRGPLRRLSAQEELLEIQKSIKEQPQTSLSQQVWHISKPQNFRPLLLMAAIIVLRELGGQFAIFSYAVYFFRNAGVEMKASTCTVLLGVARLFSTIACSSLLDRVGRRFILTVGCSCCAVSTAIGSIFLFWDIPGSSWVPVMAVVSFVLGYGFGVGPIPWVLLGELLPTPIRVVGASICTCIYAAMEVIVGLCFPQMMEEVGLGGSLLFFAAFNVLMIVVVRRFLPETANSSLHLLEYVFKRDYHTSPLDEERMTSEEPLLH encoded by the exons ATGACGGACAGAATTGTGCAGGCAtcatggtgctgctgctacatgGGCTCCCTCGCCAGGCAG GTGtgcagcgtggtggtggtggcaagtaCCATGCTGCACGTGGGGCTGATGCTGGGCTGGCCCGCAACTCTCCCCTCCCTGCAGGCTGACACGCACTTCAACGCCACGGACAACGACGTGAAATGGCtgg tttCCTGCGTCGGCTTCACTGGACTTGTTTCTAACCTGCCCATAGGCGCGCTCATTGACTACCTCGGCTACAGACACCTCATGACTCTCACACTGCTGCCCGTCACCGTCACGTGGTTACTGCAAGGCCTCACGCCCTCCCTGACCCTGCTCTACGTCGGGCGGATCATGGGAAGCGTGGGATTCATGATCTTCTCCACCTTAGTCAACCCACTCATGGCAGAACTCCTGGAGCCCAAGTACCGAGGCTTCCTGGGGTGTCTGAGTGAAATCGTGGTATCTACTGGGATGCTCCTGGCTTACCTAATGGCTGAATTCTTCACGTGGAAGCTGGTTACCATTCTCTCCGCCGTGCCCTTCATCccaatcttcttcttctctctcggCGTTCCGGAG TCCCCGTATTGGTTGGTGCGTGCGGGGCGTAtcagggaggcggaggaggcgcTCATCACAGTGCGTGGACCTCTGCGGCGGCTGTCAGCGCAGGAGGAGCTGTTGGAGATCCAGAAGAGCATAAAGGAGCAGCCGCAGACCAGCCTCTCACAGCAG GTGTGGCACATTTCCAAACCGCAGAACTTCCGGCCGCTGCTGCTGATGGCGGCCATTATAGTCCTGCGAGAGCTCGGAGGTCAGTTTGCCATCTTCTCCTACGCCGTGTACTTCTTCCGCAACGCCGGCGTGGAGATGAAGGCCTCCACATGCACGGTGCTGCTGGGCGTGGCAAGGCTCTTCTCCACCATCGCCTGCTCCTCGCTACTAGATCGCGTTGGCCGCCGCTTCATCCTGACGGTGGGATGCTCCTGTTGCGCCGTCTCCACCGCGATCGGGAGCATCTTCCTCTTCTGGGATATCCCGGGGTCGTCGTGGGTGCCCGTCATGGCTGTCGTTTCCTTCGTGCTCGGCTATGGCTTCGGCGTGGGTCCCATTCCTTGGGTGCTGCTGGGGGAGCTGCTGCCCACGCCCATCAGGGTGGTGGGAGCGTCCATCTGCACGTGCATATACGCCGCCATGGAAGTCATCGTGGGCCTCTGCTTCCCTcagatgatggaggaggtggggtTAGGAGGGAGTCTGCTTTTCTTCGCCGCCTTCAACGTTCttatgatagtagtggtgcgtCGCTTCCTGCCAGAGACCGCCAACAGCAGCCTGCACCTCCTGGAGTACGTGTTTAAGAGGGACTACCACACAAGTCCCTTAGATGAGGAGAGAATGACGTCTGAGGAACCTCTTCTTCACTAA